The Mytilus galloprovincialis chromosome 3, xbMytGall1.hap1.1, whole genome shotgun sequence genomic interval GTTATGTGCGCCTGTTTCGATGTGTACAGAAATGGAAATAggaaaagaaatagaaaaatgtTGATAGGACAAATGATATTGTGTATCAATGCTGGGGCACTTTTGGGGAAACCTAACGTTGTTACTTTATTCCTGCTACATAAGCCGTTGTGTTGGAGTGGGGTTCACATTCAGGTTTTCTCTTGCATCCAAATCTTAGTGAACTGGGGtacaatattatttttcattacaattttACACAAATACCTTGAAGATTACACCATTATAATAGCAGGAACAGTGTCGGCCATAGCAAGCTCTGTCACTTTGGCTGTTAGTACAAAAGAATGGATAGTTTATTTATGTAAGTATATTTACGGttaaaaataaagagaaataaagagAATGTGCCAGAGAAGGAACAACCTTACAGCACAGAAAAATCTAAAGACCACTGGGGGTAAACATTTTCTTTAACAGTAGAGTGTATAACATTCTTTAGATCGTGTCgaataaaacaaatgttgcaTGCATCTAAGTTCGATCTGCCGTCCccattaaatagttatcaaaggtaccaggattataatttgatacgccagacgcgcgtttcgtctacataagactcatcagtgatgctcagatcaaaattgtcATATagacaaacaagaacaaagttgaagagcatggagttCATCTAAAGCATAGAGACATGCTCTGACTAAGGCTAATAGACGTAGGACAGGTCACACGAACATCGCAAATGTCGAATTTATCAAGATATGCAGGTAAAACACCGTTAAATCGGAAGATAATACagcaaacatatattttattagatTTCTGCACCTTGCACttgttatataatttttattttgtaatttcaatatctgaacatatatttcattgataaatttctggaaatcTTCATGGTTAAGATATTTAGAATCTtagatcaatgcactatatttggtgtatcgcAAAGTTATTGAcattggaagatttagatatcaaatcAGTACCATAGGGTTTTCATTACATGCAATCTTTatccaaaaaattattttgttataaaaaagaaaataaatctacgATATGTCCCTGTTTGTGAGTACGATATTTGTTTCTGGACTAAACGTCATTAGATACTTTCGAGATCAGTCTGGCACACAAAAGGCATAAATCATTAGTATCAACACTAAAAAGGCCTTGGTGGGAAAACCAAAAACATATCATAGAATAATTTTCTTCATAAGTGTTACTGAATAGTTTTGATCTCTATTTTTATACTATTACTATATTACAGATGCAGTGATTGGTATAATGGCAGTCTCGATTTCCCCCTTACTAAGATCGGTTCTTTCAAGGCTTGTGTCACCAGTTGAACAAGGTAATGTTTTGTACAAACTTTTGTTAGATCATGTCAAATGTATGATTCTGTGTTTTTATCTAATCTATTGTGTCATCCAATGAACATGTCAAATGATGAAAGATAGACTGATTTTAGTAGCCTCTTGTCAATTTTTAAATACAGAAATATTTGGATTCGGATATCCTGATGAACAGAGTTATGTTTGAGTTCAGGCTTATGACACTAAAAACAGTTTTTATCAAGGCTAGATGAAATCGGCAAATGCCAAGGCTCTGGTCACCGGACGAACAAAGCCGTGCTTTAACTAAATTGAAATGTGATAGGCAACACAGCTGTACCATTTAAAAGGATGAGAATACACAAAGAATCATTTAAATCTACAGTAGACATTTATTCAGTATGTCGCTAAAAGAATGTTCTTGCTGTAATTAtcattacaatttatttttaggaAGCCTTTTTGCTTGTATTAGTAGTTCTGAATTTTTGCTGACGTCTCTTGCACAACTGTTTTATGGTATTGTTTACAAAGAGACTGTTAGCTATCTTCCAGGCTTGGTGTTCTTGATAACGGCTGGAATTCTAGTCATAGAATTATGTTTATCTATGTAAGTATAATCTTTAGTacactttttactttttataatttttgtattcaagCACGAAATGCACGGAAAAAATTCGGGTaagataaaagtttttaaaactaaAACTTTTTTCCGAACGTGTCCCCTCTAAGTTTTACAACTATACTTTTTTGCCTTATTGGATGTTTGTTTCcatcagtcatggtctattgactttaaaactgTTGCATTATTACCAGATTATGTCAGTTTCAGATGGATGAATTTAAtagtaagtcaatgatatttggtatgcagttgtattttCATTTGTACTATCATTTTCATGGAGGTTATATGACCTCATTCCCTCAGTCATGGTCGACTGTAAAACTTCTGTTTAGGTAATATGTTAAGATTGCGTTTAGGTTAGTTTTAAGGGGAACCATTCATGCTAAAACATTTATGAGCAATGATATTTGTTGttcagttgtattagcattggcaaaTTTCTTCTGAGACTATTTTGCCCTACATCATCAGTCATGGTTAAATGACCGAGTgttttgcatagtttacatgttCAAAGTATTGCAATTTTTGTTTGAAAGTTTGAATTCAATAGTTACGTACAGGCAAGTCATATAtatgtgtcaacagtttattctgtatacacatttttaaatcaattaatttttcaaacttttctGCAATAATGTACATATATTCATTATAGAAGGGAGTTTTATCGGGCAgtgaaaatacaatttttgtaATCCTTTTGAATCCTAAAAGCAAAATGTACATCTTCATATCTATCCAATAATATGACTTATCAGATCGAGGGAAGAACTCTCACAAAACAAGACACACAACACAGTATCGTTTCGGATCTTCTCCATATCTCTTTGcatctttgtttattttaaatgcacAAAACTGTTGGATTTGAAGCATTTATACCACCAGAGCTCCAAAACTAATCAcatttactgaaagctagttcgtGGATTGTTATAAGATTATCAAAATGAGGTTTAAGAGCACAATATATgcatgtatacatttttgtaaaattcaacataatattaatattttattttcagagtTTTACGCAGTATTATGTCCAAAGAACCAATAACTGTTACCGGAACAGAAAAATGAAGGTTTCCTTGATTTAAGAGCGGTCTGTATCAGGAAAATATAAATCATGACTTTATATCAAAGATAGAAGCTGAAATCTCCAATATTTAAGATATGTGATCCtaatttatcaaaaacaattGTGAAATATCCTGTACATGAGAGCTGTATATGTCAGAAACAATGAATTTATCGGATTAGTTTTAATACATGTCTCCTTAATGCATGAAATCTCAGAAATTCTAAAAGTTGTCTCAATTATGCTGTTAATCTAAATTTTGAGATCTTTCTATTTATAAAAGAAACAGTGGTTGAACTTTCTAATATTTGAGACAAACAGTAGTTAGAATCCCTTGATTTAAAGATCTATCTCTAGTTGTTTTTTACCAGACATTTGATTAAAGCATATACACTGGTATTAGAGAGAtaatagtaactgcaattacgattatcccaatatggcgacggtagatataggtaaaatctttacactcatttttcttaaatgtagcatgCTTTTGTCAATacttactcagctgcaaggtttatctataccattacatcatatttgaatcgtaaccaGGTTGGGCTCAAGTCATGAAACATGGGGTGGTGCCAGGTTTGTGGGATGAACACGTTTTTCTGGGGTCGAAAAACCCCACAAAACTGGGGTAAAAAACTTCGTTCATAGTTTTCACATAAACTGTGAAAAACCGCACCATGTCAGCTGTTGCGGTAATCTTTATCCAACATGAACTTTTGTTTACGTTAAGTTGTTTGCCATGGCAATATTTATTCTTTTGTGTAAGTCTCAGGACAAATGGGCTTCATAACCGGAAGTGTAAAAATCAagtcatttatcaataatatcacatcatttctttactttctAGACAAATTGTCTTTCTCACTAACTTTGCCGACTAACATTACTCCATCTTGAACAACAATGCATGAGCAGTATGAAACAAAGCTTTCTATTGGTTGATTAATCTTTTGACTTTTGTTAAATTCTATGGAGGGCATAATTAACAAAACAATACCAAAAActgtttttcattttgtatcgGAGATgctgaaattatctccctttgcaaaaataaagaatatgactCAAAATGAACTATATTACTGTGTAAGAACAGAATAATTAAGTGAAGATGTAAATGAAACTATCTTATGATGATTTAAAATACAGTTTCCAACTtactatatattttatagaatactTTGCTATTCTTATGGAAGAATTATACCTTTTAAATGAACTTGTTAAAATAGagttataatagaaatataacaaaatgatATTAAACGACCATGCAAGGGAGATGTAACCAGTCACCCCTTTTTGGAGAAACTACAAAAGaagaaatgaatatatatataaagtttataaTATAAAGATTGAATAAAAACATTTAGTTGTGTCTGTTCTTTCTTCGAATATAGTTatccggttgcgggaatttctcgctacattgaagacctgttggtgaccttctgctgttgtttttttatttggtcgggttgttgtctctttgacacattccccatttccataacATGTTTTTTATTCTTATATACTCCACAATTCTCCTTTTATAATAATGTATGTATATAATGCTTCTTTGTTataatagagctttcttacaaattgacgaaaggtacgaacgaacgtaaagggagcacgtatgTCATTTCtacaataacagttaaaagagtctttgttttatccagtaaaacagcattcttttctaaatcaagtttattaaaaaaaaacaatatcgcaaataatacacgattttaatataatcaaacaaagaaaaatagGGTCAAATACACTTACTtccgatacgttacttacgtaaaccacgagtacacacatttccgcgggaattttttaagcacgagtttcacgattaacatttcaatgacattactgaagtacgttagtctaaatttaacgacaagattcatatttatttttatttgttacagtacactttcagcaaattgtcaaagtggaatatcgagatttgctaaaaaaaaaatgatgctacaatgtttttaaaaagtaatgttgaataaatctagaaaaaaaagactttttttttcaagaaaataaatctacaattcTCCACCAAATAGATATGGATTCTATAATGACGATTTAGGAGTACACACGTTTGGAAGATAGACGCGAAGTTGTTACCtatcgtccagtggctaatatttcatgaatgttcaggactatAGGCAAAACGCAGTTATACGCTAAAATAACCGTTCCATTGCTCTGgtgtatcatatatacacatttttttttttttgggggggggggggggcattaatATTACCAGGGGAGAAGCGATTCAAAAGTTATGAAACGAGCACCAGTGTATGGCATAGTATGAAGATCAtcttttttctacattttcattttattattttgagcgttGCAAATTTTGAATCAAGGAAGTATTCGTGTTTCTGTTAGGGGAGGAAACAATGTATTTgctttcaaaattgacattttctTAGGACAAAATTGctttgacattttcttatgttaaacagtgcaacattgtaatatttaagaGTGGGGTGGtttagtcatttttttttgtctgactactctatatttagaatattttgtagTGTTATCTCCACCGACCTGGTGGTATCAATAATCAGATTCTAACCTACCGTCAGGGGTCGAAATTGGCGCTGGTCCGGTGGTCCGAGACCAGTAGAATTTGtgtcggaccagtagattttgttagctggtggtccggcggaccagtagaaatttttCGTTAAAATCAATGATTGCATCTCTATCTcggtttttttacaaaaaaataaacctgAGAAATTATTTTTAGGGTATTGTAGGGTGCTATTTTTGGAATAAAGAAGAGGAAAGCAGTTGAGGAAAATAAACTAAACATCTGTCATATCTTTTAGTGGTTatcaaatgaatgtcatttttgcaggaccagtaaATTTTGAGCCGGACCAGTAGATCTAaagtccactggtccggctggccagtacactAAAAAGCTTAAATTCGCCAACCGTACGTCCCGAAATCCTAAATATATCTcaagaaaaatccaatttaataagtgtcgttgcatgcacgataattgtccgaagttccacgactattatttaaatatgtaaaaataaaggatccctaaaacgagtcttacgtatgattacttttaaacatattttatttcaaaaaatcatgtacatggcatacacatataaatacagtgataacatattacaaaaggattcggaaacaaggtttcccttatattaatccgtctccctgtagaaaaaagataaagggaaataactgcaaataaaaaagtagatttttttttcatcagatctttcctatatatatatgtaccggcGGCGGAGTGTATTTACAGGACTTTGTCAAGACTGTCTCACCCAATTACGATCTTTGTCATGCACGAACGACGCTATTAGCCAAAACGCTTCGAATCTACCAAAAATTGTTGCACTTGTTTAAACACGAGTACATTTTCCTCTTGATTGAGGTTATTGCAGCCAAATAGGAGTGTTTCTATATTGTATGGGAAGGGAATTTTTTCTATCGTACGTTTTCGGACAAGGGAGTAATTATTACACTCGAGGAGAAAATGCTTACTGCTCTCGATTCTACCACAGGTACAGTTTTTACTTTCTACAAGATTTCTCTTAAATAAATGTTCGTTCAGATTGCTACAATCCATCCGAAGTCTGGCATGAAGTATTTGTCCTTTCCTGTctccataaaaataataatttggcatttttcttacattttgatTAAGGTAACCTTTAAGTGTTAACTTAGATGGACTTAGTCTGATATCGTCCGGAATAGCATTCCAGGATCGAATAACTGAGGGGAGAAAAGATTTCTGGTAAAATGCAGTTCTACACTTTATATGTTGCGTGTCGTTCGTTCGTCGTGTGTCATAATTATGAATATTGAACAATTGTTGAGGGATAATGTCGCTTAAATAATCAGGGGTCTTATTGTGaaacatttcatgaaattttataattttgtgttttttacgtCTTTCTGATAGTAACTCCCATCCTGTTTCGTCGTATAATTTATTTATGGACGATAACTTAGTACCACCAGTAACTATCCTAGCCGCTTCAAGTTGCATATTTTCTAGTTTGTCACTTAAATAGTCTGGAATGTTGTCCCAAATGATATCTGTGTATTCAAATAAAGGTCGGATAAAACTTAAATATATAGTTTGTAAATACtttcttttcaatttgaatttcaaGGCACGAAATAAATTTAATCTAGGTGTtatcttttcaattattttattgacATGAGAATGCCATGAACCATCCTCATGAAAAATTAAACCAAGGTGTTTATGGCTTTCTACTTCTGAAATCATATCATCATTCATATAAAGAGGTGGATGATGGGGTTTAACTGATTTCTTGGAAACTGTCATAGCTTCAgtcttttttgcattaaaatttacCAGCCATTGGACGGACCAATTGTTGATAGTCTCTATATCAGAATTAAGTTTGCTCGCTGCTGCATATTCATCTTCAACTACTATGAAAAGGGAagtatcatcagcatatagtTTTATGTTACAGTCTATGTCGTTTACAATGtcatttatatatactaaaaaaagTAAGGGGCCTAATATTGATCCTTGAGGGACGCCAGCATTTACACCAAAAGTATCAGAGGATTGACCTGAAATAACAACTTTTTGTTTGCGATTTGATAAATAGCTCATAAACCACTTTAATAGGTTTCCTCTTattccaatatttttaagtttataAATAAGACCTTCATGCCAGACTCGATCGAAAGCACGACTTATATCAAAAAAGACAACACGAATCTCTTTTCCTGCGTCAAGAGCTTTGCCAAATAAATCTGTTATGTGTAAGAGTTGGTTAATTGTAGAATCTCCAGGCATGAAACCTGACTGGGCacttgttattattttatgttttgttaaaaaGTTAAAGAAGTGCTTAAAAACACAACGTTCCATACTCTTACCAATGATCGATAAAAGTGATATCGGTCTATAGTTTGATACCAGTTCTCTATCACCACTTTTGAAAACTGGTATAACGCTTGCTAATTTCCAGGTTTCTGGATACACAGCTTCACGTATAGATTTATTGAAAAGCTGAGCCAGGGGCCTACTTAACTCTCGAGCAGCATACTTCAGAAGCCTACCGCTAATTTCATCAGGGCCCGTCGCTTTAGTGACATCTAACAAAGACAAGTGATCAAACACTTCCTCTTCGgttattataatattgtttaaaattggtATATCATCGGACATGGGGGTATTAGGAAAAGACGCTTTAGAATCATCCACGGTAGCTTGCTTACAAAAAAAGAGATTAAATGCGTTCGATTTTTCATTATCGTCttctatatattcattatttacTAACAAAGGGGGGTAATTTGACGCTTTCGAAGGCTGTCCAGATAAATTTCTTAAAAGCTTCCACCAATTCTTAACATTGGTTTCTGGATTCtctaatatatttatttgtttgttgaaaaagtcaAGTTTAGctgtttttatgaaatttatgcaTTGATTCCTAACATACCGAAATTGTCGCCAAGAATCagcagtatttttcttttttgccattttatgAAGTCTTTTTCGGCGCCGAATTAGTTTTTTTATATGACCAGTTAGCCATGGCGGGTCTTGAGATCTAAACTTGACAAATTTACAAGGTATATGTTTTGCAGCTATTTTTAATATAGTTTCTGTAATTTTTGTCGCGGCAACATTTACGTCATTATTATTAATAGTATCATCCCAATTAACTTCACTTAGATCAAATTTATATTTAGTTAGGTCTGCGTGGTCATAGTCCCAAATCTTCCTATTAAAaactttatttggtgtttttttaatgtttattatgCCACTCACAGGACAGTGATATCTTACATTAGCTTCCAAAATATTATCACCGACTTCAGTATATAAAAGTATGTCAGGATCATTTACTAAAATTAAATCCAGTAAAGATGAACTGGTCTCGCAGAAGAATGTCGGCTGATCAATTGCTTGGTTCAGGCCGTTTtgcaaaataatatttgtaagttTTGTGTTTCGATAATTCAACAAATTTTCGTTGAAATCGCCCGTTACTACTATTTTATCAATACCCGAATTGAAAGCATTTTCTATGGACAAATTCATATTATCCCAGTATTGCGCATTAGAATCAGGGGGTCTGTAAAATACTCCAAACAGACATTTACATTTTTGTGTGTTAATTTCTATCCAGAGACACTCAAGATTTTGTATTTCAAGATCATGACGTCGTTTACTTGGTATattatcttttacataaactaagaCCCCACCACCGATTTTGTCTCCATCCCGATCCTTTCGATATGGATTTTTAAAATCATCTAATTTTAATTGGCTATCAGCTATGCCGGACTTGAGCCATGTTTCGGTAAGTAAGATTATGTCCCTGTCCCCCAGCTCAGCTTCGACTATAGATTTTTTAGGGAGCAGACTTTGTATATTTAGGCATGAAAAAGTCAAAAGATCTTTATAACGATAAAAATCTAACATATCAGTTGAACTATCGTTATGGTTATGCAGGTA includes:
- the LOC143066603 gene encoding lysosomal proton-coupled steroid conjugate and bile acid symporter SLC46A3-like — encoded protein: MAVSISPLLRSVLSRLVSPVEQGSLFACISSSEFLLTSLAQLFYGIVYKETVSYLPGLVFLITAGILVIELCLSIVLRSIMSKEPITVTGTEK